One segment of Micromonospora sp. M71_S20 DNA contains the following:
- a CDS encoding serine hydrolase has protein sequence MGCDTIVRLRSMTKPIVAACAMTLVEDCTLRLDDPVDDLLPELADMRVLADPCGSLDDTVPAVRPLTLRDLLTFGIGIGTVLAEPGTVPIADALIAIDRTDLDEWVRRLGELPLVHQPGERWMYGSAADATGALIARATGRSLEEAVRERICEPLGMKDRLQRGEWKSRPARDVVHQGQRSHRRGVRRRPAGRAVQPAGDVRVRRCWPRLDR, from the coding sequence ATGGGGTGCGACACGATCGTCCGGCTGCGGTCGATGACGAAGCCGATCGTCGCCGCGTGCGCGATGACGCTGGTCGAGGACTGCACGCTGCGTCTGGACGACCCGGTGGACGACCTGCTCCCGGAGCTGGCGGACATGCGGGTGCTCGCCGATCCCTGCGGGTCGCTGGACGACACCGTTCCGGCGGTCCGCCCGCTCACGCTGCGCGACCTGCTCACCTTCGGCATCGGCATCGGCACGGTCCTCGCCGAGCCGGGGACGGTCCCGATCGCCGACGCGCTGATCGCGATCGACAGGACGGATCTGGACGAGTGGGTGCGCCGCCTGGGCGAGCTGCCGCTGGTCCACCAGCCGGGCGAGCGTTGGATGTACGGCTCCGCCGCCGACGCCACCGGCGCGCTCATCGCCCGGGCCACCGGCAGGTCCCTGGAGGAGGCGGTGCGTGAGCGGATCTGCGAACCGCTCGGCATGAAGGACCGCCTTCAGCGTGGAGAGTGGAAGTCTCGACCGGCTCGCGACGTCGTACACCAGGGACAGCGCTCCCACCGGCGAGGCGTTCGTCGACGACCCGCCGGACGGGCGGTTCAGCCGGCCGGTGACGTTCGAGTGCGGCGGTGCTGGCCTCGTCTCGACCGCTGA
- a CDS encoding cyclopropane-fatty-acyl-phospholipid synthase family protein, producing MGTELPDPADIGRHYDERSPIEDEFRNGQVHMYYWYDEDDSATLTEAVARISRKVTDTLGLRAGEHVLDAGCGPGETAVSLARQYGVRVTGITVSAFEVEKANERAAASGVGELAHFEYGDFMKLDHPDGTFDAVLALESLQNAPDLDRVLGELYRVLRPGGRLSLSDFSLESTADPQRLAKFMASLRLTVLPSLAEWNARLRAAGFEIEEYTQCGPRVYGRKAKFLEAAMVRRGEVAAKFGESAMADFSRRSIGFFAPRKDQIGYVIVSARKPNR from the coding sequence ATGGGCACAGAACTCCCCGACCCGGCGGACATCGGCAGGCACTACGACGAACGGTCGCCGATCGAGGACGAGTTCCGCAACGGCCAGGTCCACATGTACTACTGGTACGACGAGGACGACAGCGCGACGCTGACCGAGGCCGTGGCCCGGATCAGTCGCAAGGTCACGGACACCCTCGGCCTGCGTGCGGGTGAGCACGTGCTGGACGCCGGATGCGGTCCCGGGGAGACGGCGGTGTCGCTGGCCCGGCAGTACGGGGTCCGGGTCACCGGCATCACGGTCAGCGCGTTCGAGGTGGAGAAGGCCAACGAGCGGGCCGCGGCGAGCGGCGTCGGCGAGTTGGCGCACTTCGAGTACGGCGACTTCATGAAGCTGGACCACCCCGACGGCACGTTCGACGCGGTGCTGGCGCTGGAGTCGCTGCAGAACGCACCGGATCTGGACCGGGTGCTCGGGGAGCTGTACCGGGTGCTGCGGCCGGGCGGCAGGTTGTCGCTCTCCGACTTCAGCCTCGAATCGACAGCTGACCCCCAGCGGCTCGCCAAGTTCATGGCCAGCCTGCGGCTGACCGTCCTGCCGTCCCTCGCGGAGTGGAACGCGCGGCTACGGGCCGCGGGCTTCGAGATCGAGGAGTACACCCAGTGCGGCCCGCGGGTGTACGGCAGGAAGGCGAAGTTCCTGGAGGCGGCGATGGTCCGACGCGGTGAGGTGGCCGCGAAGTTCGGCGAGAGCGCGATGGCCGACTTCTCCAGGAGGAGCATCGGCTTCTTCGCGCCGCGGAAGGACCAGATCGGGTACGTGATCGTCTCCGCGAGAAAGCCCAACCGGTGA
- a CDS encoding phosphopantetheine-binding protein, protein MGTAREQVVAQVAHTPDAQRYEPVFTNPTAYRAPETPRQETLCALFAEALATTRVGLDDDFFDLGGQSLNGIRLINLINKTLGLELSIDELFDYPTVAELDQHLAG, encoded by the coding sequence ATGGGTACTGCTCGGGAGCAGGTCGTCGCGCAGGTCGCCCACACGCCGGACGCCCAGCGCTACGAACCGGTGTTCACCAACCCGACGGCGTACCGGGCACCCGAAACGCCACGGCAGGAAACCCTGTGCGCGTTGTTCGCCGAGGCCCTCGCCACGACCCGCGTGGGGCTGGACGACGACTTCTTCGACCTCGGCGGCCAGTCCCTCAACGGCATCCGGCTGATCAACCTGATCAACAAGACACTCGGACTGGAGTTGTCGATCGACGAACTGTTCGACTACCCCACCGTCGCCGAACTGGACCAGCACCTCGCCGGCTGA
- a CDS encoding condensation domain-containing protein, translating into MTQQKAMDTSHAAPSSDVAGGERPHGETEVMVERVFAELLDVPGLPRAASLFDLGLDSMWVTIACARLEQITGVRVRFTQIFRTPTIAQLAAWLDAARDTSGEQDAPAKPLAAEGDELVAITPVQAETVPQKIVVEMAWWVDGEVDDAVLESAATDVHRRHQALHARYLSGPELGLAEVPADPGQAEFHRLGEEGSDDAALETLRRTLRRPLRLDEGKVWRCAIVRSRQSGRTLFGLAADHSGFDGRSLVIVTAELSAAYAARAAGEAPRWPSRTASLAEMACDFRHQLASADTEAQRRYWRDELHELPPCRLPGRSDGVSEIPPMPEDSRYSLPGPAVLREFVVPQAQMESWEEYARDEGMPSSVCVAAVYVESIVRAGGTPDFGVVVAIANNSGKVIDGTVTNRVGNIVLRPNGPSHSGANILARTREAYLRAMAARDVLIVPEELGSALSGSEKLIQLDRLVALSYTPTPELAFGNAAGTLVTEGGALSTQCHFPAMLVVASIPEGLDIALQVRTDMHDASLADRIKECFLDIISGGPERLELTTA; encoded by the coding sequence ATGACCCAGCAGAAGGCCATGGACACCTCCCATGCCGCTCCGTCGTCCGATGTCGCCGGTGGGGAGCGCCCCCACGGTGAGACGGAGGTCATGGTCGAGCGCGTCTTCGCGGAGTTGCTCGACGTCCCTGGCTTGCCGCGCGCGGCTTCCCTGTTCGATCTCGGACTCGACTCGATGTGGGTGACGATCGCCTGCGCCCGCTTGGAGCAGATCACCGGGGTGCGGGTCAGGTTCACCCAGATCTTCCGAACCCCCACCATCGCGCAGCTCGCGGCGTGGCTCGACGCGGCCCGCGACACGAGCGGTGAACAGGACGCCCCCGCCAAGCCGCTCGCCGCCGAGGGTGACGAGCTCGTGGCCATCACTCCGGTGCAGGCGGAGACGGTTCCGCAGAAGATCGTGGTCGAGATGGCCTGGTGGGTCGACGGCGAGGTCGACGATGCGGTCCTGGAAAGCGCCGCGACCGATGTCCACCGCCGGCACCAGGCGCTGCACGCCCGGTATCTCAGCGGGCCGGAGCTCGGGTTGGCCGAGGTGCCGGCGGATCCGGGACAGGCGGAGTTCCACCGGCTGGGCGAGGAAGGCAGTGACGACGCTGCGCTCGAGACGCTGCGGCGGACGCTGCGCAGGCCGCTCCGGCTCGACGAGGGAAAGGTCTGGCGGTGCGCGATCGTGCGCAGCAGGCAGAGCGGGCGCACCCTGTTCGGGCTGGCGGCGGACCACTCGGGGTTCGACGGCCGTTCGTTGGTCATCGTGACGGCAGAGCTGTCCGCGGCGTACGCGGCGCGCGCAGCGGGGGAGGCGCCGCGGTGGCCGAGCCGGACCGCGTCGCTCGCGGAGATGGCGTGCGACTTCCGGCACCAGCTCGCGTCGGCGGACACCGAGGCGCAGCGCCGGTACTGGCGCGACGAGCTCCATGAGCTCCCGCCCTGCCGGCTTCCCGGGCGCAGCGACGGGGTGTCGGAGATTCCCCCGATGCCTGAGGACTCGCGCTACTCGCTGCCGGGTCCGGCCGTCCTGCGCGAGTTCGTCGTGCCGCAGGCGCAGATGGAGAGCTGGGAGGAGTACGCCCGGGACGAGGGTATGCCGTCATCCGTCTGCGTGGCGGCGGTGTACGTGGAGTCCATCGTCCGGGCAGGCGGAACGCCTGACTTCGGCGTGGTGGTCGCCATCGCGAACAATTCCGGCAAGGTGATCGACGGGACCGTCACCAACCGGGTGGGCAACATCGTGCTGCGTCCGAACGGCCCGTCCCACTCGGGTGCGAACATCCTCGCGCGGACGCGCGAGGCGTATCTGCGGGCGATGGCTGCGCGCGACGTCCTAATCGTCCCCGAGGAGTTGGGCAGCGCGCTCAGCGGCTCCGAGAAGCTCATCCAGCTCGACCGGTTGGTGGCCCTCAGCTACACCCCGACACCCGAGCTCGCCTTCGGCAACGCTGCCGGGACGCTCGTGACCGAAGGCGGCGCGCTCTCCACGCAGTGCCACTTCCCCGCCATGCTCGTCGTGGCGTCGATCCCGGAGGGCCTCGACATCGCCCTGCAGGTGCGGACCGACATGCACGACGCCAGCCTCGCCGACCGGATCAAGGAGTGCTTCCTCGACATCATCAGCGGTGGGCCCGAGCGGCTCGAACTGACGACCGCGTGA
- a CDS encoding MaoC family dehydratase, with amino-acid sequence MPGQPYERSWTSTDALLYAVGVGAGLGDPLRELAFTTENSEGVEQKVLPTYGVLLARAPVARNIGVFDRAMLVQAEQHVELHRPLPVAGTVLVTSTVTGMYDKGSGALVEFESVAVDAVDGQPLVTARFGMFVRGEGGFGGDRGASAPWQPPDRDPDHRVVQRTRPEQALLYRLSGDRNPLHTDPAVAARGGFSRPILHGPCTYGFTGRVLLHELCGSDPARFISMSGRFTAPVTPGDSLVVSIWRGDDGAASFRTAREDGTVVIDRGRLRYRGPAAPRIPGRETTTAGARG; translated from the coding sequence GTGCCGGGTCAACCGTACGAGCGATCCTGGACCTCGACGGACGCGTTGCTGTACGCCGTGGGTGTCGGAGCGGGTCTCGGCGACCCGCTGCGCGAGCTCGCGTTCACCACGGAGAACAGCGAAGGCGTCGAGCAGAAGGTGCTGCCCACGTACGGCGTGCTGCTGGCGCGGGCCCCGGTGGCGCGCAACATCGGCGTCTTCGATCGGGCCATGCTGGTGCAGGCCGAGCAACACGTCGAGTTGCACCGGCCCCTGCCGGTCGCTGGCACGGTTCTCGTCACCTCCACCGTCACCGGGATGTACGACAAGGGCTCGGGCGCGCTTGTGGAGTTCGAGAGCGTCGCCGTCGACGCCGTCGACGGTCAGCCGCTCGTCACCGCCCGGTTCGGCATGTTCGTCCGGGGCGAGGGCGGGTTCGGGGGCGACCGCGGCGCCTCCGCACCGTGGCAGCCGCCCGACCGGGATCCCGACCACCGGGTCGTGCAGCGCACGAGGCCGGAGCAGGCGCTGCTCTACCGGCTCTCCGGCGACCGGAACCCTCTGCACACCGATCCGGCGGTCGCCGCGCGAGGTGGCTTCAGCCGGCCGATCCTCCACGGTCCGTGTACCTACGGCTTCACCGGACGGGTGCTGCTGCACGAGCTGTGCGGCTCCGATCCGGCCAGGTTCATCTCGATGTCGGGCCGGTTCACCGCTCCGGTGACGCCGGGTGACTCGCTGGTCGTCTCGATCTGGCGCGGTGACGACGGCGCCGCCTCGTTCCGGACCGCCAGGGAGGACGGGACCGTGGTGATCGACCGTGGTCGGCTGCGGTATCGCGGTCCCGCCGCGCCGCGAATCCCCGGGCGTGAAACGACCACTGCCGGGGCGCGGGGGTGA
- a CDS encoding ScyD/ScyE family protein yields the protein MAIVASMVLLTPTAAGASSAGHDDEPRRLATGLSGGAGSTIGPDGALYVTETMSGEISRVDRTTGAVTTYATGLPLALGVPGGSMDVAFLDGKAYVLVTLVGPDIGGSHVVGLYRMDGPSTFTVVADIGAWAIAHPPNSPYAVDSGAQYALQAYRGEFLVTDGHHNRVLRVTRTGEVSEVVAFGNIVPTGLAVRGNTVYMAEAGPDPHLPEDGKIVAFDARSPQPREVASGGRMLVDVEFGRGNKLYALSQGYFPPGNPHASPALPNTGELLLTKHDGTFAVVADELNQPTSVEIVGRTAYVITLTGEVWTVGI from the coding sequence ATGGCGATTGTCGCTTCAATGGTCCTGCTCACGCCTACGGCCGCGGGCGCTTCCTCTGCCGGCCACGACGACGAACCCAGGCGGCTCGCCACGGGTCTGTCCGGCGGCGCGGGCAGCACCATCGGCCCGGACGGGGCGCTCTACGTCACGGAAACCATGTCCGGTGAGATCTCGAGGGTGGACCGCACGACCGGAGCGGTCACCACGTACGCCACCGGCCTGCCGCTGGCGCTCGGCGTGCCCGGCGGTTCGATGGATGTCGCCTTCCTCGACGGCAAGGCGTACGTCCTGGTCACCCTGGTCGGGCCCGACATCGGCGGCAGCCACGTCGTCGGCCTCTACCGGATGGACGGCCCGAGCACCTTCACGGTCGTCGCGGACATCGGCGCGTGGGCCATCGCCCACCCGCCGAACTCGCCGTACGCGGTGGACAGTGGCGCCCAGTACGCGTTGCAGGCCTACCGTGGCGAGTTCCTGGTCACGGACGGCCACCACAACCGCGTGCTGCGCGTCACCCGCACCGGTGAGGTCTCGGAGGTCGTCGCGTTCGGCAACATCGTCCCGACCGGACTCGCCGTCCGGGGCAACACGGTGTACATGGCCGAGGCCGGCCCGGACCCGCACCTGCCGGAGGACGGCAAGATCGTGGCGTTCGACGCCCGGTCCCCGCAGCCGCGCGAGGTGGCTTCGGGTGGGCGCATGCTGGTCGACGTGGAGTTCGGTCGCGGGAACAAGCTCTACGCCCTGTCGCAGGGTTACTTCCCGCCCGGCAACCCGCACGCGTCGCCGGCGTTGCCCAACACCGGCGAACTGCTCCTGACCAAGCACGACGGCACCTTCGCCGTCGTCGCCGACGAGTTGAACCAGCCGACCTCGGTGGAGATCGTCGGAAGGACCGCGTACGTCATCACGCTCACCGGCGAGGTCTGGACCGTCGGTATCTGA
- a CDS encoding MFS transporter: protein MYALALLVNTFGTGLLMVSLPLYLIRIVELSAAEVGVGLTIASAITLLVGLPLGDLADRRGPLGVTKAMLLVQCVATVGLLFIDNFATFVVVVTVEMVAGRAIVTAEGALLRRVADDSAAGFRSLTHAITNVGFSLGFAGSGIALQIGTPTAFHVTIVINVLTFVIAWVILHRGMPHYEPLPIPHTALRWSVMRDKPFVAYAVLGIAFSLQFSVLLLLLPIWVVDHTNAPDWTVSASLVINTILVVAFQVRLGAKVQTLRQGGLAWRRAGLAFLCSCAVMGFAAGLPAWAALLMIVVAVSAHTVGEIWHLAAGFALGMGLPPAHAQGQYDGFASILGGTGAAIAPVLLLGPVLSSGRTGLIALGAFFALTSMLMPAVARWGERTRPTSPDVGETEAAGATA from the coding sequence GTGTACGCGTTGGCACTGCTGGTCAACACGTTCGGCACCGGGCTGCTGATGGTCAGCCTGCCGCTGTACCTCATCCGAATCGTGGAGCTGTCCGCCGCCGAGGTCGGGGTCGGCCTGACCATCGCATCGGCGATCACCCTGCTGGTGGGCCTCCCGCTCGGCGACCTGGCCGACCGGCGCGGTCCGCTCGGGGTGACCAAGGCCATGCTCCTGGTGCAGTGCGTCGCGACGGTCGGCCTGCTCTTCATCGACAACTTCGCCACCTTCGTGGTCGTCGTCACCGTGGAGATGGTCGCCGGAAGGGCGATCGTCACGGCCGAGGGCGCGCTGTTGCGGCGGGTGGCCGACGACAGCGCGGCCGGCTTCCGCTCGCTGACCCACGCGATCACGAACGTGGGCTTCTCGCTCGGCTTCGCCGGTAGCGGCATCGCGCTCCAGATCGGCACACCGACCGCCTTCCATGTCACGATCGTCATCAACGTGCTGACCTTCGTGATCGCCTGGGTGATCCTGCACCGCGGCATGCCGCACTACGAGCCGCTGCCGATTCCGCACACCGCGCTGCGCTGGAGCGTGATGCGCGACAAGCCGTTCGTGGCGTACGCCGTGCTCGGCATCGCCTTCAGCCTGCAGTTCAGTGTCCTCCTGCTGCTGCTTCCGATCTGGGTGGTCGACCACACGAACGCGCCGGACTGGACCGTCTCGGCCTCCCTCGTGATCAACACCATCCTGGTCGTCGCGTTCCAGGTCCGCCTGGGCGCCAAGGTGCAGACGCTCCGGCAGGGCGGACTCGCGTGGCGGCGAGCCGGGTTGGCCTTCCTGTGCAGCTGCGCGGTGATGGGCTTCGCGGCCGGACTGCCCGCCTGGGCCGCGCTGCTGATGATCGTGGTGGCCGTGTCCGCGCACACCGTCGGCGAGATCTGGCACCTGGCCGCCGGATTCGCCCTGGGCATGGGCCTACCGCCGGCACATGCCCAGGGCCAGTACGACGGCTTCGCCAGCATCCTCGGCGGCACCGGCGCGGCCATCGCTCCGGTGCTGCTCCTCGGACCGGTCCTCAGCAGTGGCCGGACCGGCCTGATCGCACTGGGTGCCTTCTTCGCCCTGACGAGCATGCTGATGCCGGCCGTGGCGCGATGGGGCGAGCGGACCAGGCCGACGTCGCCGGACGTGGGCGAGACGGAGGCCGCCGGCGCGACGGCCTGA
- a CDS encoding acyl-CoA dehydrogenase family protein, whose amino-acid sequence MEITQAPPRAELVRRASELVPLLREKAVWMDENRQLHPDVIEAITDAGLLKMRVPVRYGGYESDMGTVVDVLAELGRGDGSTAWTVAVWSISTWLTGLFPDEVQDEVFSTPDVRVCGILSPGAMAVPTEGGYIVNGKWSFNTGAQQSTWNTTAAVTPVEGGGFAPVMLAIPVADLQIVDDWHTSGLRGSGSITTIAKDLFVPAERALPMGPVLQGQHRSKLNANAPIFNAPFMATACSIVSAPALGLALAAKDAFLDRLPGRKITYTSYENQSEAPITHIEVAGAIVAIDEVRFHAHRAADLLDTKSRAGEPWTLEERARIRLDLGAACQRAEEAIGILANASGGSSVYRDVAIQRIRRDVQVLNLHAILHPNTNLELYGRIVCGLDANTLYV is encoded by the coding sequence ATGGAGATCACCCAAGCGCCGCCCCGAGCGGAACTCGTCCGCCGCGCCTCCGAGCTCGTCCCGCTGCTGCGGGAGAAGGCGGTCTGGATGGACGAGAACCGGCAGCTCCACCCCGACGTCATCGAGGCCATCACCGATGCCGGGCTGCTGAAGATGCGAGTTCCGGTCCGCTACGGCGGCTACGAGTCCGACATGGGCACGGTCGTGGACGTGCTGGCCGAGCTCGGGCGGGGTGACGGCTCGACCGCGTGGACCGTCGCGGTCTGGTCGATCAGCACGTGGTTGACCGGGCTGTTCCCCGACGAGGTGCAGGACGAGGTGTTCTCGACGCCGGACGTACGCGTCTGCGGGATCCTCAGTCCCGGCGCGATGGCCGTGCCGACCGAAGGCGGTTACATCGTCAACGGCAAATGGTCGTTCAACACCGGTGCGCAGCAGAGCACGTGGAACACGACGGCAGCGGTCACGCCGGTCGAGGGCGGCGGTTTCGCGCCGGTCATGCTCGCCATTCCGGTCGCGGACCTGCAGATCGTCGACGACTGGCACACGTCGGGCCTGCGCGGTTCCGGCAGCATCACCACGATCGCCAAGGACCTCTTCGTCCCGGCGGAGCGTGCGCTCCCGATGGGGCCGGTGCTGCAGGGTCAGCACAGGTCCAAGCTGAACGCCAACGCACCGATCTTCAACGCGCCGTTCATGGCCACCGCCTGCTCGATCGTCAGCGCGCCGGCTCTCGGCTTGGCCCTGGCGGCGAAGGACGCCTTCCTCGATCGGCTGCCCGGTCGCAAGATCACCTACACCAGCTACGAGAACCAGAGCGAGGCCCCGATCACCCACATCGAGGTGGCCGGCGCGATCGTCGCGATCGACGAGGTCAGGTTCCACGCACACCGCGCGGCGGACCTGCTCGACACCAAGAGCCGGGCGGGCGAGCCCTGGACGCTCGAGGAGCGGGCGCGCATCCGACTCGACCTGGGCGCCGCCTGCCAGCGGGCCGAAGAGGCGATCGGCATCCTGGCCAATGCCAGCGGCGGCTCGTCCGTCTACCGCGACGTCGCGATCCAACGCATCCGGCGGGACGTGCAGGTGCTCAACCTGCACGCCATCCTGCACCCCAACACCAACCTCGAGCTGTACGGCCGGATCGTCTGCGGCCTGGACGCCAACACCCTCTACGTCTAG
- a CDS encoding alpha/beta fold hydrolase: MNRRKLIALGAGAVAAAATGTAAQAAPSTDGALATAPSAAELAATLPGGFTSRYAAVNGIRLHYVAGGRGEPLILLHGWPQTWWEYHKVMPALATRYRVIAVDLRGAGGSSKPASGYDKKTMAADIAALAGALGYPKVNVVGHDMGSMVAYSMAANHPAVVNKIAMLDVEHPNSSYYEFRMLPAPGAPFHPWWFAFNQVSQLPEQLITGRSRFLVDWMFDNLLVNKEAINNFDRAVYAHAYSTPDAIRGGNGWYQALGQDIVDNETYAPVTAPVLGIAHDIFYPSFAATLTQQAINVQLVQIANTGHYFVDEQPQVLIQHLRSFFG; encoded by the coding sequence ATGAACAGAAGGAAGCTGATCGCGCTCGGCGCCGGCGCGGTCGCCGCCGCGGCGACCGGCACGGCGGCACAGGCCGCACCGTCCACGGACGGCGCGCTGGCCACCGCCCCGTCCGCCGCCGAGCTCGCAGCCACCCTTCCGGGGGGTTTCACGAGCAGGTACGCGGCGGTCAACGGAATCCGGCTGCACTACGTCGCCGGTGGGCGCGGGGAGCCGCTGATCCTGCTGCACGGCTGGCCGCAGACCTGGTGGGAGTACCACAAGGTGATGCCCGCGCTGGCCACCCGGTACCGCGTGATCGCCGTGGACCTGCGCGGTGCCGGCGGCTCCAGCAAGCCGGCGTCCGGGTACGACAAGAAGACCATGGCGGCGGACATCGCGGCGCTGGCCGGGGCGCTGGGCTACCCCAAGGTGAACGTCGTGGGTCACGACATGGGATCGATGGTCGCCTACAGCATGGCGGCGAACCACCCCGCAGTCGTCAACAAGATCGCCATGCTGGACGTGGAACACCCGAACAGCAGCTACTACGAGTTCCGCATGCTGCCGGCGCCGGGTGCTCCGTTCCACCCCTGGTGGTTCGCCTTCAACCAGGTGTCACAGCTGCCGGAGCAGCTGATCACGGGCCGGTCCCGCTTCCTCGTCGACTGGATGTTCGACAACCTCCTGGTCAACAAGGAAGCCATCAACAACTTCGACCGGGCCGTCTACGCCCATGCCTACTCGACTCCGGACGCCATCCGGGGCGGCAACGGCTGGTACCAGGCGCTGGGCCAGGACATCGTCGACAACGAGACATACGCGCCGGTGACCGCCCCGGTCCTGGGCATCGCCCACGACATCTTCTACCCGAGCTTCGCTGCGACGCTCACCCAGCAGGCCATCAACGTGCAGCTGGTACAGATCGCCAACACCGGGCACTACTTCGTCGACGAGCAGCCTCAGGTGCTCATCCAGCACCTGAGATCGTTCTTCGGCTGA
- a CDS encoding TetR/AcrR family transcriptional regulator, with translation MPRGVAIAEPRQHLFAAAERVIAAAGPSQLTSRAVTREAGVATGLLFAHFANFDDFLVGYAVDRSFQIASAAAGLSGRAGTGAVAANLTETALATPMITLLAVTRLIASRPALAAEVEAVLGNGSAALQPLERAVVAYLVAEQQLGRIPAGADTEALALAVVGALHHVALTGGADPAADGRIRRAITALTDGSQAVTS, from the coding sequence ATGCCACGCGGAGTCGCCATCGCCGAACCTCGGCAACACCTGTTCGCCGCCGCGGAACGCGTGATCGCCGCAGCAGGCCCCAGCCAGCTCACCAGCCGAGCGGTGACCCGCGAAGCCGGCGTCGCCACAGGGCTGCTGTTCGCCCACTTCGCGAACTTCGACGACTTTCTGGTCGGCTACGCGGTCGACCGGAGCTTCCAGATCGCCAGCGCCGCGGCCGGCCTCTCCGGCCGCGCCGGCACCGGTGCGGTCGCCGCGAACCTCACCGAGACAGCCCTCGCGACCCCGATGATCACCCTGCTGGCCGTCACCCGGCTCATCGCCTCCCGGCCAGCGCTAGCTGCAGAGGTCGAAGCGGTGCTGGGCAACGGAAGTGCCGCACTGCAGCCACTCGAACGCGCCGTCGTCGCATACCTCGTCGCCGAACAACAACTCGGACGGATACCCGCAGGCGCCGACACCGAGGCGCTTGCTCTGGCCGTGGTCGGCGCCCTCCACCACGTCGCACTCACCGGCGGAGCCGACCCGGCGGCAGACGGCCGCATCCGCCGCGCCATAACCGCACTGACCGACGGCTCCCAGGCCGTCACTTCCTGA
- a CDS encoding FAD-dependent oxidoreductase yields MKRAVIVGAGIAGLATALRLTQDGWHTLVVERAPARRSGGYLVNLLGGGYDAAERLGLVPALSDRALGLFTTVLVRADGRPKLTVPSAVAEAALGPRTMTVFRGDLETALYEAVRGHVEIRFGVTVSSVDQDADRVGIGLSDGTIEDADLLIGADGVHSATRTAMFGPDHRIDLPYVVAAFPLAHPVAAVRESSATTFIGPGRTAAVVNLGPQRSSAFFAYRCADPGRELERGPVDALRAAFGDLAAGVPEAIGQLEPDPSGVFFDRVSQVDMPRWSTGRTVLLGDAAWCVTLFAGHGAALALAGADRLGTALQRHGDDVSSALAEWETGLRPEVVKRQALARRGMYQYAPPSRFHVWMNDVTIRAITLPGVRGLIRRGIERQNR; encoded by the coding sequence ATGAAACGAGCGGTGATCGTCGGCGCCGGTATAGCCGGTCTTGCCACCGCCCTGCGGCTGACGCAGGACGGGTGGCACACGCTCGTCGTGGAGCGCGCCCCGGCCCGGCGCAGCGGTGGCTACCTGGTGAACCTGCTCGGAGGGGGCTACGACGCCGCCGAGCGGTTGGGGCTGGTCCCCGCCCTCTCCGATCGCGCGTTGGGCCTGTTCACCACGGTGCTGGTCCGAGCGGACGGTAGGCCGAAGCTCACGGTGCCCTCAGCCGTCGCCGAGGCCGCACTGGGCCCCCGCACGATGACGGTGTTCCGAGGCGACCTCGAGACCGCACTGTACGAAGCGGTACGCGGCCACGTCGAGATCCGCTTCGGCGTCACCGTCTCCTCCGTCGACCAGGACGCCGACCGGGTGGGGATCGGGCTCAGCGACGGCACCATCGAGGACGCCGACCTGCTCATCGGCGCTGACGGCGTGCACTCCGCGACCCGGACTGCGATGTTCGGCCCCGATCATCGGATCGACCTGCCGTACGTGGTGGCGGCGTTCCCGCTCGCGCATCCGGTAGCGGCCGTACGCGAGTCGTCCGCCACGACCTTCATCGGCCCCGGGCGCACGGCGGCAGTCGTCAACCTGGGCCCGCAACGGTCTTCGGCCTTCTTCGCGTACCGCTGCGCGGACCCGGGCCGGGAACTGGAACGCGGACCGGTGGATGCGCTTCGCGCAGCGTTCGGAGACCTGGCCGCGGGCGTGCCCGAGGCGATCGGTCAGTTGGAGCCCGACCCTTCCGGCGTCTTCTTCGACCGGGTCAGCCAGGTGGACATGCCACGATGGAGCACCGGCCGGACCGTGCTCCTCGGCGACGCGGCCTGGTGCGTCACGCTCTTCGCCGGGCACGGCGCGGCCCTTGCTCTCGCCGGCGCCGACCGGCTCGGCACCGCCCTGCAGCGGCACGGCGACGACGTTTCATCAGCCCTGGCGGAATGGGAGACCGGCCTGCGACCCGAGGTCGTCAAGCGGCAGGCGCTCGCGCGCCGCGGCATGTACCAGTACGCGCCACCGAGCCGCTTCCACGTCTGGATGAACGACGTCACGATCCGAGCGATCACCCTTCCCGGCGTCCGCGGCCTCATCCGGCGTGGCATCGAACGACAGAACCGCTGA